The following proteins are co-located in the Tripterygium wilfordii isolate XIE 37 chromosome 2, ASM1340144v1, whole genome shotgun sequence genome:
- the LOC120010231 gene encoding uncharacterized protein LOC120010231, which translates to MVDMALELERGERNSRQYWDVPKGRKASIASGSGGGSQKKLRTEFQVLRGQKVDQGKGSRPWDGKIVCFKCGWEGHKNQCTTRGVTCYRYGMIDHRKHDCPQGGRASEQSRAPGLPPPTLTLALPSTIPSGGRGRGHQEADEHPNFIGGTFLISNCWAKVLFDSGTTTLFISVSLASLKDNLNVLDFKDFDVILGVDWLTKHHALLDFWERKVTLNVPEGGEIRLHGLKGVPCPHFMDNPSYQNCRVTSLITLAPRGDVATLTHVVEEYMDVFLDKLPGLPPKREIDFTIELHPNVKPILIPPYRMAPVELKELMTQLEEL; encoded by the exons ATGGTGGATATGGCATTAGAGTTAGAGCGAGGGGAGCGCAACTCCCGCCAGTACTGGGATGTGCCGAAGGGTCGTAAAGCTTCAATAGCTAGTGGCAGTGGAGGAGGTAGCCAGAAGAAACTGAGGACTGAGTTTCAGGTCTTAAGGGGTCAAAAAGTTGATCAAGGCAAAGGTTCGAGGCCATGGGATGGCAAGATTGTGTGTTTCAAGTGCGGTTGGGAGGGCCATAAGAACCAGTGCACTACCAGGGGAGTCACGTGTTATAGGTATGGTATGATCGATCATAGGAAGCATGACTGTCCACAGGGTGGCAGAGCTTCAGAGCAGTCACGAGCACCGGGTTTACCACCACCAACTCTTACTCTAGCTCTTCCTTCTACTATTCCGTCAGGAGGGAGGGGGCGAG GACACCAGGAGGCAGATGagcatcctaacttcattggaggtacATTTCTCATATCGAATTGTTgggcaaaggtgttatttgattcaggcACTACGACATTATTCATTTCTGTGTCCCTTGCAT CCCTAAAGGATAATTTGAAtgtcttagacttcaaggaCTTCGATGTAATCCTTGGAGTGGATTGGTTAACAAAGCATCATGCATTGTTggacttttgggagaggaaggtCACTCTTAATGTACCGGAAGGAGGGGAGATACGGTTACACGGATTGAAGGGGGTCccatgtcctcacttcatggacaaccctTCATACCAAAATTGTAGGGTCACGAGTTTGATTACGTTGGCACCTAGGGGTGATGTAGCTACTCTAACACATGTGGTAGAAgagtacatggatgtatttcTGGATAAGTTACCCGGATTACCACCGAAGAGAGAGATTGACTTTACCATTGAACTGCATCCGAATGTTAAGCCAATTTTGATTCCACCATATCGGATGGCTCCGGTTGAATTGAAGGAATTGATGACTCAATTGGAAGAGTTGTAA